A region from the Arachis ipaensis cultivar K30076 chromosome B01, Araip1.1, whole genome shotgun sequence genome encodes:
- the LOC107626639 gene encoding uncharacterized membrane protein At3g27390 yields the protein MDFGGSMQGYVKASYVVFAFFSAFFFGAIKGLVVGPIAALILIIGNVGVILGLFPWHVAWTVYTLLKIEIFDAALKVAFLIALPALFGIWLGIGIAGSVLLGVGYGFFTPWVSTFEAFRYDNESKKFLHCLVDGTLGTIKGSCTVVRDFADMCYHSYPSYLKEIRESPSSNECLRLRLIHVPACIIVGIMGLIVEIPLFTAIAIIKSPFLLFKGWFRLLHDLISREGPFLETACVPIAGLTIFVWPLVVIASILLAIFSSIFIGLYASVIVYQERSFRRGLAYVIAMVAEFDEYTNDWLYLREGTFLPKPQYRKKMVSQSSEFSVRGNNSVSGRVNTSMEAPAMFMPSLAPSRSVRETIQEVKMVQIWGNMMRYCEMKGKELLDANVLSQSDLYEWLRGKNGNEAAIVGVGLPCYSLLQTLLFSIKANSSGVLLLEDFEITYLNRPKDKLLDWFFNPVMVLKEQIRVITLVEDEVRYLEKVVLFGSNKQRLEAWDNGGLVITDALRAAQIEGISRRMIGMIRSVSKFPTYRRKFRHVVKTLVAHSLEKDASETALVSRYVEKDVAEKALVIHSLEKDIAGPGRSTRSIVSVPSDDNV from the exons ATGGATTTTGGTGGCTCTATGCAAGGTTATGTGAAGGCTTCTTATGTGGTCTTTGCTTTCTTCTCTGCCTTCTTCTTTGGTGCCATAAAAG GCTTAGTTGTGGGTCCTATTGCTGCTTTGATACTGATTATAGGCAACGTTGGTGTGATTCTTGGATTGTTTCCTTGGCATGTGGCATGGACCGTATACACGCTTTTGAA GATTGAAATATTTGATGCAGCGTTGAAAGTTGCATTTTTGATTGCTTTGCCTGCTTTATTTGGTATATGGTTAGGTATAGGAATAGCTGGAAGCGTTCTTCTTGGTGTTGGCTATGGCTTCTTCACTCCATGGGTTTCAACTTTTGAGGCCTTCAGATATGATAATGAGTCCAAGAAATTCTTGCACTGTCTTGTG GATGGAACCTTGGGAACCATTAAAGGAAGCTGTACTGTAGTAAGGGATTTTGCAGATATGTGTTACCATTCGTACCCAAGTTACTTGAAGGAAATAAGAGAATCACCTAGTTCAAATGAGTGTCTGAGACTAAG GTTGATTCATGTTCCTGCATGTATCATTGTGGGGATCATGGGGCTAATTGTTGAGATTCCGCTTTTCACTGCAATTGCCATAATAAAGAGCCCTTTCTTGTTATTCAAGGGTTGGTTCAGACTCTTGCATGACTTAATTAGCAGAGAAGGTCCATTCCTTGAAACAGCATGTGTCCCCATTGCTGGTTTGACCATATTTGTTTGGCCACTCGTTGTCATTGCCAGCATTTTGTTGGCCATTTTCTCAAGCATCTTTATTGGACTTTATGCATCTGTTATAGTATATCAG GAAAGATCGTTCCGCCGAGGTTTGGCCTATGTGATTGCAATGGTTGCCGAGTTTGATGAATACACAAATGATTGGCTCTATCTTCGTGAGGGGACATTCCTTCCAAA GCCCCAGTATCGAAAGAAAATGGTTTCTCAATCGTCAGAGTTCTCGGTTCGAGGAAATAATAGTGTGTCTGGCAGAGTAAATACTTCTATGGAGGCACCTGCAATGTTTATGCCAAGCTTGGCTCCTTCAAGATCAGTAAGAGAGACCATTCAAGAAGTGAAAATGGTGCAG ATATGGGGAAATATGATGAGGTACTGTGAGATGAAAGGGAAGGAATTATTGGATGCTAATGTATTATCACAGAGTGACCTTTATGAGTGGTTAAGGGGAAAGAATGGTAATGAGGCAGCCATAGTTGGTGTCGGCTTGCCTTGTTATTCACTTCTACAGACACTCCTCTTCTCCATCAAGGCCAACTCGAGCGGAGTGTTGCTCCTTGAAGATTTCGAGATCACGTATCTAAACAGGCCGAAGGACAAGCTGTTGGATTGGTTCTTCAATCCTGTGATGGTCCTGAAGGAGCAGATAAGGGTGATTACATTGGTGGAAGATGAAGTGAGGTACTTGGAGAAAGTTGTTCTCTTTGGAAGCAACAAGCAAAGGTTGGAGGCTTGGGATAATGGCGGTTTGGTGATTACTGATGCTCTTAGAGCTGCTCAAATTGAGGGGATTTCCAGAAG GATGATTGGAATGATAAGGAGTGTATCAAAGTTTCCAACTTACAGAAGGAAGTTTCGGCACGTTGTTAAAACCTTAGTTGCTCACTCTCTGGAGAAGGATGCTTCTGAAACTGCTTTAGTTAGCCGTTATGTGGAGAAAGATGTTGCTGAAAAGGCTTTAGTGATTCATTCTTTGGAGAAAGATATTGCTGGACCTGGTAGATCAACCAGGTCTATAGTATCAGTTCCCTCAGATGACAATGTTTAA